In the genome of Deltaproteobacteria bacterium, one region contains:
- the panC gene encoding pantoate--beta-alanine ligase codes for MKVAENIGTLREEILGRKSEGKVVSFVPTMGALHGGHLSLVDIARKNSDYVVMSIFVNELQFNSKEDLLNYPRTIGQDLDKAESVGVNLCFVPNAREIFSCGKTLDRMLGKESSVRRCTVKAGELADLWEGEYRKGHFDGVVSIVSILFNLVSPDVAIFGEKDFQQLKVIQQMVKDLHFPVNIVPAPLMRESDGLAMSSRNLRLNDEQRMRALNIYKSLQLSLKLVEEGEKKASKIIEPMREVLENQGKLKVDYVAVVDTDNLRAVDEIVDEARILVAAYVDEIRLIDNMHLTRAYKH; via the coding sequence ATGAAAGTAGCAGAAAATATCGGCACATTGCGAGAAGAGATTTTGGGCAGGAAAAGCGAAGGAAAAGTGGTTTCTTTTGTACCCACTATGGGTGCTTTGCATGGTGGGCATTTGAGCTTGGTAGATATTGCCCGAAAGAACTCCGATTACGTAGTTATGTCTATTTTCGTAAATGAACTGCAATTTAACTCTAAGGAGGACTTGCTTAATTATCCGCGAACAATAGGCCAAGATTTAGATAAGGCGGAGTCGGTTGGAGTTAACCTTTGTTTCGTTCCAAATGCGCGGGAAATTTTTTCCTGCGGAAAAACGTTGGATCGGATGTTGGGCAAGGAATCTTCTGTGCGACGTTGTACCGTAAAAGCGGGCGAACTTGCCGATCTATGGGAGGGAGAGTATCGCAAGGGGCATTTTGATGGAGTGGTTAGCATAGTTTCGATACTGTTTAATCTCGTGTCTCCCGATGTGGCTATTTTTGGAGAAAAGGATTTTCAGCAGCTAAAAGTTATTCAGCAAATGGTCAAGGATTTGCATTTTCCCGTGAACATCGTTCCAGCGCCATTGATGCGAGAGTCGGATGGATTGGCGATGAGTTCTAGAAATTTGCGCCTAAATGATGAGCAGCGAATGCGAGCTCTAAATATTTATAAATCTCTTCAGCTTAGTTTAAAACTAGTGGAGGAGGGGGAGAAAAAGGCTTCGAAAATAATAGAGCCAATGCGAGAGGTGCTAGAAAACCAAGGTAAACTAAAAGTGGACTACGTTGCTGTGGTCGATACGGATAACCTAAGAGCTGTTGACGAAATTGTAGATGAGGCTCGGATTTTGGTGGCGGCTTATGTCGATGAAATCAGGTTAATCGATAATATGCACTTGACGCGTGCCTATAAACATTAG
- the smpB gene encoding SsrA-binding protein SmpB produces MGKKKQSQSVAQVENGFKVVQVNKKARYDYEIVEVFEAGIVLAGSEVKSIRGGEVNLKESYVKFKGDELFLVGCHISPYSHSRVDAHDPIRDKKLLMHRREIDKLIGKIQQKGLTIVPLRLYFKQGRCKVEIGLGRGKKLHDKRQDMKTREAVRDMARAMHGRG; encoded by the coding sequence TTGGGCAAAAAAAAGCAGAGCCAGAGTGTTGCTCAAGTTGAAAATGGATTCAAGGTAGTTCAGGTAAACAAGAAAGCGCGCTACGATTATGAAATCGTAGAGGTATTTGAGGCTGGGATAGTTTTGGCGGGCAGTGAGGTCAAATCTATTCGCGGTGGTGAGGTTAATCTGAAGGAGAGCTACGTGAAATTTAAAGGCGACGAGCTTTTCTTGGTAGGCTGTCACATAAGTCCGTATTCGCACTCCCGAGTTGATGCGCACGATCCAATTCGAGATAAAAAGCTCCTAATGCATAGGCGAGAAATCGACAAGCTAATTGGCAAGATTCAACAAAAAGGTTTAACTATAGTGCCGTTGCGACTGTATTTTAAACAAGGTCGATGTAAGGTCGAAATTGGTCTTGGGCGCGGTAAGAAACTGCACGATAAGCGCCAGGACATGAAGACGCGCGAAGCAGTGCGAGATATGGCGAGAGCTATGCACGGGAGAGGATAG
- a CDS encoding cystathionine gamma-synthase, producing MKNNIASEKFGFSTRAIHAGQEPSPGVHAIMTPIYQTSTYVQTSPGVYSGYDYGRTNNPTRTALEENIAALERAKFGICFASGCAAIDAIMHLLVSGDHVVCCDDVYGGTFRLFENIFSKMGLSYSYVDLRSLEKLEAAITPQTKLIWVESPTNPLLKVIDIEMVSDVAQKNKLKVVVDNTFASPYLQNPLELGASLVLHSSTKYIGGHSDVIGGVVLVNDETLAERLYYIQNAVGAVPAPLDCFLLLRSTKTLAIRMESHCRNAQEIAEFLLRRDDIEKVIYPGLPSHPDYKVVTKQMRAGGGMVSFVVAGGESRARSFLEKVKLFSLAESLGGVESLIEHPAIMTHASIPQAVREKLGITGGFVRTSVGIEDVGDLISDLATALDASKRLS from the coding sequence ATGAAAAATAACATTGCTAGTGAGAAATTTGGTTTTTCAACGCGAGCTATTCATGCAGGTCAGGAACCTTCTCCTGGCGTGCATGCGATAATGACACCTATTTATCAGACTTCGACTTACGTTCAAACTAGTCCGGGAGTGTATAGTGGGTACGATTATGGGCGAACTAACAATCCGACGCGCACGGCGCTGGAGGAAAATATCGCTGCTTTGGAGAGAGCTAAGTTCGGAATATGTTTTGCCTCTGGCTGTGCGGCTATAGATGCCATTATGCATCTACTAGTCTCGGGAGATCACGTCGTATGTTGTGACGATGTGTATGGAGGCACTTTTCGGTTATTTGAAAATATATTTTCAAAAATGGGTTTGTCTTATTCTTATGTCGATTTGCGAAGTCTTGAAAAGCTAGAAGCTGCAATTACGCCACAGACAAAACTAATTTGGGTCGAATCGCCTACGAATCCTTTGTTAAAGGTAATAGACATTGAGATGGTTAGCGATGTGGCGCAGAAGAATAAGCTTAAGGTCGTGGTAGATAATACGTTTGCATCTCCTTATTTGCAGAATCCGCTTGAACTTGGCGCTAGCTTGGTTTTGCATTCTAGCACTAAGTATATTGGAGGCCATTCGGATGTAATTGGTGGAGTGGTGCTTGTCAATGACGAAACGCTTGCCGAGCGCTTATACTACATTCAAAATGCTGTTGGGGCAGTTCCGGCGCCACTGGATTGTTTTTTACTTTTGCGCTCTACTAAGACGCTTGCGATTCGCATGGAGAGCCACTGCCGCAATGCGCAGGAGATAGCGGAATTTCTGTTGCGGCGAGACGACATAGAAAAAGTCATTTATCCAGGTTTGCCGTCTCATCCTGACTACAAAGTAGTGACTAAGCAGATGCGTGCTGGCGGTGGAATGGTAAGCTTCGTCGTAGCAGGCGGGGAGTCGAGGGCGCGGAGTTTCCTGGAAAAGGTAAAACTCTTTTCGTTGGCGGAAAGTTTAGGTGGCGTTGAGTCGCTTATAGAGCATCCGGCCATTATGACTCACGCGAGTATTCCTCAAGCTGTGCGCGAAAAGCTTGGGATAACGGGTGGATTTGTACGAACATCG